From Solanum lycopersicum chromosome 8, SLM_r2.1, the proteins below share one genomic window:
- the LOC138338041 gene encoding uncharacterized protein has protein sequence MSSPLPFVSWGLDVIGPIELASSNRYRFILVAIDYFTKWVKAASYKSVAKKVNVDWSYSILAGIWNRKVILAEVEISSLRIIQEVELSNAEWVRKRIDQLTLIDEKRMVAIYHGQLYRQRIIRTFHKRVRARIFEIGQLVLKRIFPHQNEYK, from the exons ATGAGTTCACCTTTGCCATTTGTATCTTGGGGTTTGGATGTCATCGGTCCGATAGAGCTAGCCTCTTCTAATCGATACAGATttattttggttgccattgattatttcaccaagtgggtgaaAGCAGCTTCTTACAAGTCGGTAGCCAAGAAAGTT AACGTCGATTGGagctactccatacttgctGGTATATGGAACAGAAAAGTCATACTTGCTGAAGTTGAAATATCGTCATTGAGAATCATCCAAGAGGTTGAGTTGAGTAATGCTGAATGGGTGAGAAAGAGAATTGATCAGTTAACTTTGATCgatgagaagagaatggttgCCATTTATCACGGTCAACTATATCGACAGAGAATAATTCGCACTTTCCACAAGAGAGTAAGAGCTAGAATTTTTGAAATCGGTCAATTAGTActtaagcgtatttttcctcatcaaaaTGAGTACAAATGA
- the LOC138338040 gene encoding uncharacterized protein, whose translation MTTGKLAKWQMLLSEFDIVYVTQKAIKAQALADHLAENPVDEEYEPFKTYFHDEELSFVGKDISEMYLGWRLFFDGVANHQSKGIREFLVSESGLHYPMATKLRFNCMNNMAEYEACILDLEMAIDRIMYRSCVKDFTRSSSDILPKYRRLADALATIASMIKHPDYDYIDPLDIELKEHPVHYSHVDVKLDGLPWYFDIKKYLEFENYLEDATSNQKKSIRRMTLNFFLSGEIRYRRTPDLGLLKCIDVVEAAKLIEQIHVGVCGTNINGLTLTKKILRAGYIWMTMENDCCKFVQKCKKCHVHGDLI comes from the exons ATGACGACTGGAAAGTTAGCTAAATGGCAAATGTTGTTGAGTGAatttgatattgtatatgtgactcagaaggcaataaaGGCACAGGCATTGGCTGATCATCTCGCAGAAAATCCtgttgatgaagagtatgaaccattcaagacttattttcacgatgaagagTTATCCTTTGTGGGTAAAGATATTTCTGAAATGTATCTTGGgtggagattattctttgatggagtAGCAAATCACCAAAGTAAAGGTATCAGAGAGTTCTTAGTGTCAGAATCGGGTCTGCATTATCCCATGGCAACTAAGCTCCGATTTAATTGCATGAACAACATGGCTGAATATGAAGCTTGTATTCTTGATTTGGAAATGGCCATCGACAGAAT TATGTACAGAAGTTGTGTAAAAGATTTTACAAGATCaagttcagacatactcccaaAATACAGAAGGTTGGCTGATGCTCTCGCTACCATAGCTTCTATGATTAAACATCCAGATTATGATTATATCGATCCTCTggatatagagttgaaagaacatcCGGTCCATTATTCACATGTTGATGTGAAACTTGACGGTTTACCATGGTATTTTGATATCAAGAAGTATTTGGAGTTCGAAAATTATCTTGAAGATGCTACATCAAACCAGAAGAAATCGATACGCCGTATgactctcaatttctttctaagTGGGGAAATCCGTTATAGGAGAactccagatttgggtcttcTCAAATGCATTGATGTTGTTGAAGCTGCGAAacttattgaacagatacatgtTGGAGTTTGTGGCACGAATATAAATGGGCTCACTTTGACAAAAAAGATACTTCGAGCCGGGTATatctggatgactatggagaatgattgttgcaagtttgtccaaaaatgcaaaaaatgtCATGTGCACGGTGATTTGATATAa